In the genome of Shewanella denitrificans OS217, the window TACGCCAAGTTGCCCTAGAGATGTCAAAGCTCATGCGTCATCGTGGTCCTGATTGGTCGGGTATTTACGCCGGTGAAAAGGCTATCCTTGCCCACGAACGTCTGGCGATTGTGGATATCGAGCACGGTGCTCAGCCGCTTTACAGTCAAGATGGCAACCTAGTGCTGGCGGTAAACGGTGAGATCTACAACCATAAGCAGCTAAAAGCTGAGCTTGGTGACAAGTACAGCTATCAGACCCATTCAGATTGCGAAGTGATCTTGGCCTTGTATCAAGAATATGGCTGTGATTTTCTCGATAAGCTCAACGGTATTTTTGCCTTCGTTCTGTATGATAAAACCACAGAAAGCTACTTGATCGGTCGCGACCATATGGGGATCATTCCGCTCTACTCGGGTCACGACAGCACGGGCAACCTGTATATCGCCTCAGAAATGAAAGCCCTTATGCCAGTGTGTAAAACTGTTGCCGAGTTTCAGCCAGGGCAATATTATTTCTCACAAGATGAGCACCCAGTCACTTATTATCACAGAGAATGGCGCGACTTTGCGGCAGTGCAAGATAACCCTGCCAGTGTCGATGAATTACGCAGCGCCTTAGAAGCCGCCGTTAAGCGCCAGCTGATGTCTGATGTCCCTTATGGAGTGTTACTTTCTGGCGGCTTAGACTCATCGGTTATTTCAGCCATCACTCAAACCTATGCTAAGCATCGTATTGAGAATGATGATAAATCTGATGCTTGGTGGCCACAATTACACTCCTTTGCCGTGGGGCTTAAAGGGGCGCCGGATCTCATTGCCGCCAAAAAAGTAGCCGATGCCATAGGCACTATTCATCACGAAATACATTTCACCTTCCAAGAAGGCCTAGATGCCATCAAAGAAGTGATTTATCACTTAGAAACCTATGATGTCACGACTATACGTGCCGCCACCCCTATGTATTTAATGGCGCGAAAAATCAAAGCCATGGGCATCAAAATGGTGCTCTCAGGTGAAGGCGCCGATGAACTCTTTGGCGGCTACTTGTACTTTCATAAGGCGCCCAACGCCCAAGCTTTCCACGAAGAGTTAGTGCGTAAGTTAGATAAATTGCATTTATTCGACTGCCTACGCGCCAACAAGGCCATGGCCGCCTGGGGCTTGGAAGCCCGCGTGCCTTTTCTCGATAAAGAATTTATGGATGTAGCAATGCGCATCAACCCACAAGCTAAAATGTCTAAGGATGGCCGTATGGAGAAACACATTTTACGACAAGCTTTTGAACACAAATTGCCTAAAGAAGTGGTTTGGCGTCAAAAAGAACAGTTCAGTGATGGCGTGGGCTATTCTTGGATTGATGGCTTAAAAGAGCAAGCGGCGGCTAACGTGGATGACTTACAACTGGCTAACGCCAAGTTCCGCTTCCCTTATAACACTCCAGAGACCAAGGAAGCCTATTTCTATCGCTGTTTCTTCGAAGAGTTTTATGCTGTTTCTGGTGCTGCTGAAACGGTTCCAGGTGGTAAATCTGTGGCTTGCTCAACCCCAGAAGCCCTAGCTTGGGATGAGAGCTTACAAGGTATTATTGATCCATCGGGCCGCGCAGTGAGAAACGTACATACCAGCAGCTATCAGTAATTGATAGCCCATTAACCCGTTAGCTCATTGACCCAAGTAGAGATTATTCAAAAGCCATCCTAGGATGGCTTTTTAGTGCCTGAGCGCTGCGACTCGCTCATTTATCGCTGTCATCCAACATAGAGCTAATAAAATAGCCAAGTAATAAAAAAGCCCATGGCTCCTAATTAATGGAGAAATCCATGGGCTTTAACTTCTGATGCCGCACTAAGCCAATACTAATAGTAATCTAGGCTTTGCTTAATGGGCTCAATGCCGCCTGACACAGGTCTGTGATCCGCTGCCAATCTTCAGCCTCTACCGCATCTGTTGGCGCAATCCAGCTGCCGCCAATACAATCCACATTGGGCAATGCCAAGTAACGCAGATATGAGTCTGGCGTAATCCCCCCGGTTGGGCAAAAACGGATATTAGCTAATGGGCCAGAAAAGGCTTTTAGGGCATCCACACCGCCTGACGCTTCGGCTGGGAAGAATTTAAAGTGGGTGTAACCCAGCTCCATGCCTGCCATCACTTCAGAAATGCTGGCAACCCCTGGAATAAGCGGCACTGTGCCTTTCATGGCCGCCTTTAATAGATCAGGAGTGGCGCCTGGCGTGATAATAAACTGAGAGCCCGCATCAATGGCTTGTTGAAGCTGAGTTTCGTTTAATACTGTGCCTGCGCCCACTAAGGCTTCGGGCACTTCTTTGGCGATAAGCGCTATGGCTTCTAAGGCGCAAGGCGTGCGCAGTGTCACTTCCAATACCTTAATACCGCCTGCCACTAAAGCTCTGGCCAAGGGGACAGCGTGCTCTATCTTATTGATGACCATCACAGGAACAATAGGACTGCATTTAAATACATCTTTTGGTTGCAAAGACCAGTTATTCTCTAACATGAGTTATTATTCCTTATTAATAGAGTTCATCTATGGCGCTGGTGCTTCTTGCACCGGTTTCAGGGCTACTTAGGCTGCGACGCAGTGCACTAAATAACTCACGGCCCATGCCATAACTGGAGTGGTGTAAATCGACTTTCTCGGCAGTGCGGGCAGCCAACACGGCTTCATCTACCAAGAGGCTCAGCTCACCAGTGAGCGCATTAACCCGAATAAGATCGCCATTTTGCACTTTAGCAATGAGGCCGCCGTCTAAGGCTTCTGGCGTTAAGTGGATAGCCGCAGGCACTTTGCCCGAGGCGCCAGACATACGACCATCAGTCACTAAGGCCACTTTAAAGCCCTTGTCTTGCAAGGTGCCTAAAAACGGCGTGAGCTTGTGCAGCTCAGGCATGCCATTGGCTTTAGGGCCTTGACCTTTGACCACTACGATACAATCTCGGTCCAGTGAACCGGATTGAAATAGCGCATCGATTTCATTTTGATCGTTTATCACTACCGCAGGTGCTTCCACCACACGATTTGCTTCGTTCACTGCAGAGACTTTAATCACGGCGCGGCCCAAGTTGCCTTTCATTAACTTAAGGCCACCATTACTTTGAAATGGCGTCGCAACATGGGTCAAGACTTCTTTATCTAGGCTTTCAGTGGGGCCATCGACCCAACGCAGCTCACCGTCTATCAGTCTTGGCTCTTGGGTGTAACGACGAAGGCCAAAACCTGCCACTGTGCTGACATCTTCATGCAGTAATCCCGCATCCAATAACTCATTAATGAGTAAAGCCATGCCGCCAGCAGCATGGAAATGGTTAATATCTGCATGACCATTGGGGTAAACACGGGCGATGAGTGGCACAGCATCTGATAATTCCGAGAAATCATCCCAGTTGACAATAATGCCAGCAGCGCGAGCCGCAGCCACTATGTGCATGGTTAAGTTGGTCGAGCCGCCCGTCGCTAGTAATGCAACTATGCCATTCACCACAGACTTTTCACTCACCACTTCACCAATAGGCGTGTATTGAGTGCCCATTTCTGTGAGGCGGCACACTTGCTTAGCGGCCATTTTATTGAGTGCATCACGCAGGGGATCGTCAGGATTAACAAAGGATGAACCTGGCAACTGCAGCCCCATGACTTCAAGCATTAACTGGTTTGAGTTTGCCGTACCGTAGAAAGTACAAGTGCCCGCACTGTGGTAAGAGGCAGATTCGGCCTCTAACAGCGCTGCTCTATCGACTTTCCCTTGGGCAAATTGCTGACGAACGCGGGCCTTCTCCTTGTTAGGAATGCCTGATTTCATTGGGCCTGCTGGCACAAACAGCATAGGTAAGTGACCAAAGCTTAGGGCACCAATCAGTAAACCTGGGACGATTTTGTCACAAATACCCAGCAGTAACGCGCC includes:
- the asnB gene encoding asparagine synthase B; amino-acid sequence: MCSIFAILDIQSDAKGLRQVALEMSKLMRHRGPDWSGIYAGEKAILAHERLAIVDIEHGAQPLYSQDGNLVLAVNGEIYNHKQLKAELGDKYSYQTHSDCEVILALYQEYGCDFLDKLNGIFAFVLYDKTTESYLIGRDHMGIIPLYSGHDSTGNLYIASEMKALMPVCKTVAEFQPGQYYFSQDEHPVTYYHREWRDFAAVQDNPASVDELRSALEAAVKRQLMSDVPYGVLLSGGLDSSVISAITQTYAKHRIENDDKSDAWWPQLHSFAVGLKGAPDLIAAKKVADAIGTIHHEIHFTFQEGLDAIKEVIYHLETYDVTTIRAATPMYLMARKIKAMGIKMVLSGEGADELFGGYLYFHKAPNAQAFHEELVRKLDKLHLFDCLRANKAMAAWGLEARVPFLDKEFMDVAMRINPQAKMSKDGRMEKHILRQAFEHKLPKEVVWRQKEQFSDGVGYSWIDGLKEQAAANVDDLQLANAKFRFPYNTPETKEAYFYRCFFEEFYAVSGAAETVPGGKSVACSTPEALAWDESLQGIIDPSGRAVRNVHTSSYQ
- a CDS encoding bifunctional 4-hydroxy-2-oxoglutarate aldolase/2-dehydro-3-deoxy-phosphogluconate aldolase, coding for MLENNWSLQPKDVFKCSPIVPVMVINKIEHAVPLARALVAGGIKVLEVTLRTPCALEAIALIAKEVPEALVGAGTVLNETQLQQAIDAGSQFIITPGATPDLLKAAMKGTVPLIPGVASISEVMAGMELGYTHFKFFPAEASGGVDALKAFSGPLANIRFCPTGGITPDSYLRYLALPNVDCIGGSWIAPTDAVEAEDWQRITDLCQAALSPLSKA
- the edd gene encoding phosphogluconate dehydratase — protein: MNSVVKAVTDRIIARSQKPRAAYLAALQDARLKGVHRSSLSCGNLAHGFAACSPADKDSLRQLTKANIGIVTAFNDMLSAHQPYEHYPEILKKACQDVGSVAQVAAGVPAMCDGVTQGQPGMELSLLSREVIAMSSAVGLSHNMFDGALLLGICDKIVPGLLIGALSFGHLPMLFVPAGPMKSGIPNKEKARVRQQFAQGKVDRAALLEAESASYHSAGTCTFYGTANSNQLMLEVMGLQLPGSSFVNPDDPLRDALNKMAAKQVCRLTEMGTQYTPIGEVVSEKSVVNGIVALLATGGSTNLTMHIVAAARAAGIIVNWDDFSELSDAVPLIARVYPNGHADINHFHAAGGMALLINELLDAGLLHEDVSTVAGFGLRRYTQEPRLIDGELRWVDGPTESLDKEVLTHVATPFQSNGGLKLMKGNLGRAVIKVSAVNEANRVVEAPAVVINDQNEIDALFQSGSLDRDCIVVVKGQGPKANGMPELHKLTPFLGTLQDKGFKVALVTDGRMSGASGKVPAAIHLTPEALDGGLIAKVQNGDLIRVNALTGELSLLVDEAVLAARTAEKVDLHHSSYGMGRELFSALRRSLSSPETGARSTSAIDELY